In Harpia harpyja isolate bHarHar1 chromosome 8, bHarHar1 primary haplotype, whole genome shotgun sequence, a genomic segment contains:
- the RRP1B gene encoding ribosomal RNA processing protein 1 homolog B isoform X3 yields MAPAAVQPPEIQFAQRLAANEKRTRDRALKKLRGYIGVRTQRPAGGFSQEELLKIWKGLFYCMWMQDKPLLQEELADNISQLIHVIQNTEARHLFIQTFWQTMNREWNGIDNLRLDKYYMLMRMILRQSFEVLKRNEWDESLIELLLQLLMKEVMDPDSNAPTGIKLHFIDIYLDELAKVGAKELTADQNLKFIEPFCKIAAKSKDRCMLHAVATGIFEIIVDQSPYAIEDLMKELRSNSDEEDVSEEDKQENEEVLKTKADICLSRKSVQSSEKTEDVYENADDGIGTVLQFDYKAVADKLFELASKKNTPSVNRKRLYKLVKKFQDLAEGIFPQDFPEDVSTDEDDDEFSGGRRKKKAVKPWDKNNLEKIKEDEQEMSSAKEESVPQKKRKKRKKRDSPSADSGTADGNCEEGIAETSGSNVFSLGKVPENNKERKKKKLLVNEANETTNVATDTRENPSISAQNSLTDAEQSKKSQLKKMNPKVQNVPVKPACQNGPANASEAEDVSPSVTLLTPKVVKKKQKGGAVLMNGDTSLQQTDMKSNKEGLLGTLSGDADSESAPSRKVKLKTKTKLVGLEGMKVPSQKAAALKKKRKVKEMLNSVEANGVLETACKKSRKGESSAALSSLKKKKAKPGTDFVKFEKSTLPKPVFFRKARSTISSTRASMQLNKLQSSSSKKVTFGLNKNMTAEFKKTDKSILVSPEGPSRVAFNPEQKPRHGVLKSPTGTPAGEPQMKKPFTVSAKKRPTTMDFF; encoded by the exons GTGGCTTCAGCCAGGAAGAACTGCTAAAAATATGGAAGGGCCTGTTCTATTGTATGTGGATGCAGGATAAACCTCTGCTACAG gAGGAACTTGCAGACAATATCTCACAGCTTATCCATGTGATTCAGAATACAGAGGCTC GACACCTGTTCATTCAGACATTTTGGCAAACTATGAACCGTGAATGGAATGGGATAGACAATCTGCGTCTTGATAAGTACTATATG CTAATGCGTATGATTTTGAGGCAATCCTTTGAAGTGCTGAAAAGAAATGAATGGGATGAAAG tctaattGAACTACTCCTCCAGCTACTAATGAAAGAAGTTATGGACCCAGACAGCAATGCTCCCACTGGGATAAAGTTACATTTCATTGATATCTATCTGGATGAATTGGCTAAAGTTGGTGCAAAGGAG CTCACAGCAGACCAGAATCTCAAGTTCATCGAACCTTTCTGCAAAATTGCTGCCAAGTCAAAGGA TCGATGTATGCTGCATGCCGTTGCCACTGGTATCTTTGAGATCATTGTGGATCAGTCGCCCTATGCCATTGAGGACCTAATGAAAGAACTGCGTAGCAACAGTGATGAGGAGGATGTGTCTGAAGAAgacaaacaggaaaatgaagaggtGCTTAAAACCAAAG CAGACATATGTTTGTCAAGAAAATCAGTGCAGAGTTCTGAAAAAACAGAGGATGTTTATGAAAATGCGGATGACGGTATCGGGACTGTTCTTCAG TTTGATTATAAGGCTGTTGCTGACAAACTCTTTGAATTGGCGAGCAAGAAAAACACACCTTCTGTTAACAGAAAGCGTCTGTACAAGCTGGTCAAAAA gtTCCAGGACTTAGCAGAAG GAATCTTCCCCCAAGATTTTCCCGAAGATGTTTCTACAGATGAAGACGATGATGAATTCAGCGGGGGAAGGCGAAAGAAAAAAGCTGTCAAGCCTTGGGATAAAaacaacttggaaaaaataaaag AGGATGAACAAGAGATGTCAAGTGCGAAGGAGGAATCAGTGCcccagaagaagaggaaaaaaaggaagaagagggacaGCCCAAGTGCTGATTCTGGAACAGCTGATGGAAATTGTGAGGAGGGAATAGCTGAAACATCTGGGTCTAATGTTTTTAGCCTGGGAAAGGTGCCAGAAAATaacaaggaaaggaagaaaaagaaattgctagTAAATGAGGCAAATGAGACCACAAATGTAGCAACTGACACCAGAGAAAATCCCAGTATCTCTGCACAGAACAGTCTGACTGATGCAGAACAGAGTAAAAAGAGTCAGTTGAAGAAAATGAATCCGAAAGTGCAAAATGTTCCTGTAAAACCAGCATGTCAGAATGGACCGGCTAATGCCAGTGAGGCAGAGGATGTCAGCCCATCTGTCACACTGTTAACTCCTAAGgttgtgaaaaagaaacagaaaggaggGGCTGTCTTAATGAATGGGGATACCAGTTTGCAGCAAACTGACATGAAATCCAACAAGGAGGGCTTGCTGGGGACCCTGTCAGGAGATGCAGACTCTGAATCTGCGCCGTCCAGAAAGGTCAAATTGAAGACAAAGACAAAGCTGGTTGGTTTGGAAGGGATGAAAGTCCCCAGCCAGAAAGCAGCAGccttgaaaaagaagagaaaagtaaAAGAGATGCTAAACTCTGTCGAAGCCAATGGAGTTCTGGAGACTGCATGCAAGAAAAGCAGGAAGGGG gaaagcagtgctgctctatcatcattaaagaaaaagaaagcaaaaccaggaactgattttgtaaaatttgaaaaatcaaCTTTACCAAAGCCAGTATTCTTCAGGAAAGCCAGAAGCACCATCTCTTCCACCAGGGCATCCATGCAG cTGAACAAGCTGCAGTCATCCAGCTCCAAAAAAGTCACGTTTGGCTTGAATAAAAACATGACTGCTG aatttaaaaagacTGACAAAAGTATATTAGTGAGCCCAGAAGGACCCTCCCGTGTGGCTTTCAATCCTGAACAGAAACCCCGTCATGGGGTGCTGAAGTCACCCACAGGTACCCCAGCAGGAGAGCCTCAAATGAAGAAACCATTTACTGTATCAGCTAAGAAGAGACCAACTACTATGGACTTCTTTTAA
- the RRP1B gene encoding ribosomal RNA processing protein 1 homolog B isoform X2 translates to MAPAAVQPPEIQFAQRLAANEKRTRDRALKKLRGYIGVRTQRPADFFCTVGGFSQEELLKIWKGLFYCMWMQDKPLLQEELADNISQLIHVIQNTEARHLFIQTFWQTMNREWNGIDNLRLDKYYMLMRMILRQSFEVLKRNEWDESLIELLLQLLMKEVMDPDSNAPTGIKLHFIDIYLDELAKVGAKELTADQNLKFIEPFCKIAAKSKDRCMLHAVATGIFEIIVDQSPYAIEDLMKELRSNSDEEDVSEEDKQENEEVLKTKDICLSRKSVQSSEKTEDVYENADDGIGTVLQFDYKAVADKLFELASKKNTPSVNRKRLYKLVKKFQDLAEGIFPQDFPEDVSTDEDDDEFSGGRRKKKAVKPWDKNNLEKIKEDEQEMSSAKEESVPQKKRKKRKKRDSPSADSGTADGNCEEGIAETSGSNVFSLGKVPENNKERKKKKLLVNEANETTNVATDTRENPSISAQNSLTDAEQSKKSQLKKMNPKVQNVPVKPACQNGPANASEAEDVSPSVTLLTPKVVKKKQKGGAVLMNGDTSLQQTDMKSNKEGLLGTLSGDADSESAPSRKVKLKTKTKLVGLEGMKVPSQKAAALKKKRKVKEMLNSVEANGVLETACKKSRKGESSAALSSLKKKKAKPGTDFVKFEKSTLPKPVFFRKARSTISSTRASMQLNKLQSSSSKKVTFGLNKNMTAEFKKTDKSILVSPEGPSRVAFNPEQKPRHGVLKSPTGTPAGEPQMKKPFTVSAKKRPTTMDFF, encoded by the exons ACTTCTTCTGTACTGTAGGTGGCTTCAGCCAGGAAGAACTGCTAAAAATATGGAAGGGCCTGTTCTATTGTATGTGGATGCAGGATAAACCTCTGCTACAG gAGGAACTTGCAGACAATATCTCACAGCTTATCCATGTGATTCAGAATACAGAGGCTC GACACCTGTTCATTCAGACATTTTGGCAAACTATGAACCGTGAATGGAATGGGATAGACAATCTGCGTCTTGATAAGTACTATATG CTAATGCGTATGATTTTGAGGCAATCCTTTGAAGTGCTGAAAAGAAATGAATGGGATGAAAG tctaattGAACTACTCCTCCAGCTACTAATGAAAGAAGTTATGGACCCAGACAGCAATGCTCCCACTGGGATAAAGTTACATTTCATTGATATCTATCTGGATGAATTGGCTAAAGTTGGTGCAAAGGAG CTCACAGCAGACCAGAATCTCAAGTTCATCGAACCTTTCTGCAAAATTGCTGCCAAGTCAAAGGA TCGATGTATGCTGCATGCCGTTGCCACTGGTATCTTTGAGATCATTGTGGATCAGTCGCCCTATGCCATTGAGGACCTAATGAAAGAACTGCGTAGCAACAGTGATGAGGAGGATGTGTCTGAAGAAgacaaacaggaaaatgaagaggtGCTTAAAACCAAAG ACATATGTTTGTCAAGAAAATCAGTGCAGAGTTCTGAAAAAACAGAGGATGTTTATGAAAATGCGGATGACGGTATCGGGACTGTTCTTCAG TTTGATTATAAGGCTGTTGCTGACAAACTCTTTGAATTGGCGAGCAAGAAAAACACACCTTCTGTTAACAGAAAGCGTCTGTACAAGCTGGTCAAAAA gtTCCAGGACTTAGCAGAAG GAATCTTCCCCCAAGATTTTCCCGAAGATGTTTCTACAGATGAAGACGATGATGAATTCAGCGGGGGAAGGCGAAAGAAAAAAGCTGTCAAGCCTTGGGATAAAaacaacttggaaaaaataaaag AGGATGAACAAGAGATGTCAAGTGCGAAGGAGGAATCAGTGCcccagaagaagaggaaaaaaaggaagaagagggacaGCCCAAGTGCTGATTCTGGAACAGCTGATGGAAATTGTGAGGAGGGAATAGCTGAAACATCTGGGTCTAATGTTTTTAGCCTGGGAAAGGTGCCAGAAAATaacaaggaaaggaagaaaaagaaattgctagTAAATGAGGCAAATGAGACCACAAATGTAGCAACTGACACCAGAGAAAATCCCAGTATCTCTGCACAGAACAGTCTGACTGATGCAGAACAGAGTAAAAAGAGTCAGTTGAAGAAAATGAATCCGAAAGTGCAAAATGTTCCTGTAAAACCAGCATGTCAGAATGGACCGGCTAATGCCAGTGAGGCAGAGGATGTCAGCCCATCTGTCACACTGTTAACTCCTAAGgttgtgaaaaagaaacagaaaggaggGGCTGTCTTAATGAATGGGGATACCAGTTTGCAGCAAACTGACATGAAATCCAACAAGGAGGGCTTGCTGGGGACCCTGTCAGGAGATGCAGACTCTGAATCTGCGCCGTCCAGAAAGGTCAAATTGAAGACAAAGACAAAGCTGGTTGGTTTGGAAGGGATGAAAGTCCCCAGCCAGAAAGCAGCAGccttgaaaaagaagagaaaagtaaAAGAGATGCTAAACTCTGTCGAAGCCAATGGAGTTCTGGAGACTGCATGCAAGAAAAGCAGGAAGGGG gaaagcagtgctgctctatcatcattaaagaaaaagaaagcaaaaccaggaactgattttgtaaaatttgaaaaatcaaCTTTACCAAAGCCAGTATTCTTCAGGAAAGCCAGAAGCACCATCTCTTCCACCAGGGCATCCATGCAG cTGAACAAGCTGCAGTCATCCAGCTCCAAAAAAGTCACGTTTGGCTTGAATAAAAACATGACTGCTG aatttaaaaagacTGACAAAAGTATATTAGTGAGCCCAGAAGGACCCTCCCGTGTGGCTTTCAATCCTGAACAGAAACCCCGTCATGGGGTGCTGAAGTCACCCACAGGTACCCCAGCAGGAGAGCCTCAAATGAAGAAACCATTTACTGTATCAGCTAAGAAGAGACCAACTACTATGGACTTCTTTTAA
- the RRP1B gene encoding ribosomal RNA processing protein 1 homolog B isoform X1: protein MAPAAVQPPEIQFAQRLAANEKRTRDRALKKLRGYIGVRTQRPADFFCTVGGFSQEELLKIWKGLFYCMWMQDKPLLQEELADNISQLIHVIQNTEARHLFIQTFWQTMNREWNGIDNLRLDKYYMLMRMILRQSFEVLKRNEWDESLIELLLQLLMKEVMDPDSNAPTGIKLHFIDIYLDELAKVGAKELTADQNLKFIEPFCKIAAKSKDRCMLHAVATGIFEIIVDQSPYAIEDLMKELRSNSDEEDVSEEDKQENEEVLKTKADICLSRKSVQSSEKTEDVYENADDGIGTVLQFDYKAVADKLFELASKKNTPSVNRKRLYKLVKKFQDLAEGIFPQDFPEDVSTDEDDDEFSGGRRKKKAVKPWDKNNLEKIKEDEQEMSSAKEESVPQKKRKKRKKRDSPSADSGTADGNCEEGIAETSGSNVFSLGKVPENNKERKKKKLLVNEANETTNVATDTRENPSISAQNSLTDAEQSKKSQLKKMNPKVQNVPVKPACQNGPANASEAEDVSPSVTLLTPKVVKKKQKGGAVLMNGDTSLQQTDMKSNKEGLLGTLSGDADSESAPSRKVKLKTKTKLVGLEGMKVPSQKAAALKKKRKVKEMLNSVEANGVLETACKKSRKGESSAALSSLKKKKAKPGTDFVKFEKSTLPKPVFFRKARSTISSTRASMQLNKLQSSSSKKVTFGLNKNMTAEFKKTDKSILVSPEGPSRVAFNPEQKPRHGVLKSPTGTPAGEPQMKKPFTVSAKKRPTTMDFF from the exons ACTTCTTCTGTACTGTAGGTGGCTTCAGCCAGGAAGAACTGCTAAAAATATGGAAGGGCCTGTTCTATTGTATGTGGATGCAGGATAAACCTCTGCTACAG gAGGAACTTGCAGACAATATCTCACAGCTTATCCATGTGATTCAGAATACAGAGGCTC GACACCTGTTCATTCAGACATTTTGGCAAACTATGAACCGTGAATGGAATGGGATAGACAATCTGCGTCTTGATAAGTACTATATG CTAATGCGTATGATTTTGAGGCAATCCTTTGAAGTGCTGAAAAGAAATGAATGGGATGAAAG tctaattGAACTACTCCTCCAGCTACTAATGAAAGAAGTTATGGACCCAGACAGCAATGCTCCCACTGGGATAAAGTTACATTTCATTGATATCTATCTGGATGAATTGGCTAAAGTTGGTGCAAAGGAG CTCACAGCAGACCAGAATCTCAAGTTCATCGAACCTTTCTGCAAAATTGCTGCCAAGTCAAAGGA TCGATGTATGCTGCATGCCGTTGCCACTGGTATCTTTGAGATCATTGTGGATCAGTCGCCCTATGCCATTGAGGACCTAATGAAAGAACTGCGTAGCAACAGTGATGAGGAGGATGTGTCTGAAGAAgacaaacaggaaaatgaagaggtGCTTAAAACCAAAG CAGACATATGTTTGTCAAGAAAATCAGTGCAGAGTTCTGAAAAAACAGAGGATGTTTATGAAAATGCGGATGACGGTATCGGGACTGTTCTTCAG TTTGATTATAAGGCTGTTGCTGACAAACTCTTTGAATTGGCGAGCAAGAAAAACACACCTTCTGTTAACAGAAAGCGTCTGTACAAGCTGGTCAAAAA gtTCCAGGACTTAGCAGAAG GAATCTTCCCCCAAGATTTTCCCGAAGATGTTTCTACAGATGAAGACGATGATGAATTCAGCGGGGGAAGGCGAAAGAAAAAAGCTGTCAAGCCTTGGGATAAAaacaacttggaaaaaataaaag AGGATGAACAAGAGATGTCAAGTGCGAAGGAGGAATCAGTGCcccagaagaagaggaaaaaaaggaagaagagggacaGCCCAAGTGCTGATTCTGGAACAGCTGATGGAAATTGTGAGGAGGGAATAGCTGAAACATCTGGGTCTAATGTTTTTAGCCTGGGAAAGGTGCCAGAAAATaacaaggaaaggaagaaaaagaaattgctagTAAATGAGGCAAATGAGACCACAAATGTAGCAACTGACACCAGAGAAAATCCCAGTATCTCTGCACAGAACAGTCTGACTGATGCAGAACAGAGTAAAAAGAGTCAGTTGAAGAAAATGAATCCGAAAGTGCAAAATGTTCCTGTAAAACCAGCATGTCAGAATGGACCGGCTAATGCCAGTGAGGCAGAGGATGTCAGCCCATCTGTCACACTGTTAACTCCTAAGgttgtgaaaaagaaacagaaaggaggGGCTGTCTTAATGAATGGGGATACCAGTTTGCAGCAAACTGACATGAAATCCAACAAGGAGGGCTTGCTGGGGACCCTGTCAGGAGATGCAGACTCTGAATCTGCGCCGTCCAGAAAGGTCAAATTGAAGACAAAGACAAAGCTGGTTGGTTTGGAAGGGATGAAAGTCCCCAGCCAGAAAGCAGCAGccttgaaaaagaagagaaaagtaaAAGAGATGCTAAACTCTGTCGAAGCCAATGGAGTTCTGGAGACTGCATGCAAGAAAAGCAGGAAGGGG gaaagcagtgctgctctatcatcattaaagaaaaagaaagcaaaaccaggaactgattttgtaaaatttgaaaaatcaaCTTTACCAAAGCCAGTATTCTTCAGGAAAGCCAGAAGCACCATCTCTTCCACCAGGGCATCCATGCAG cTGAACAAGCTGCAGTCATCCAGCTCCAAAAAAGTCACGTTTGGCTTGAATAAAAACATGACTGCTG aatttaaaaagacTGACAAAAGTATATTAGTGAGCCCAGAAGGACCCTCCCGTGTGGCTTTCAATCCTGAACAGAAACCCCGTCATGGGGTGCTGAAGTCACCCACAGGTACCCCAGCAGGAGAGCCTCAAATGAAGAAACCATTTACTGTATCAGCTAAGAAGAGACCAACTACTATGGACTTCTTTTAA